The region CTATCAAGAAGCATACTGAAGGTAACGAATCATTCGGTTGGAACGAAGACGAAATCGTATCAAGTGATATTATTGGTACAACTTATGGTTCAATCTTTGACCCAACACAAACAGAAGTTACTACAGCTGGCGACCAACAATTAGTTAAAACTGTTGCTTGGTACGACAACGAATACGGCTTTACTAGCCAAATGGTACGTACTTTATTGAAATTTGCTACTCTTTAAGATTAATTCTTAAATACTTGTAGATTTCAAACCGTCTAACGGTTTAAAAGACGGAGGGAGGTCGACTTCCTCCGTCTTTTTTAGTAAAAATGACTATATAATATAGGAGGCTATCAACGTGGCTAAGTTAACTGTTTCTGATTTAGATGTTAATGATAAAAAAGTTCTTATGCGTGTGGACTTTAATGTCCCTGTAAAAGATGGTGTAATTGGCGATGACAACCGTATTGTGGCTGCTCTTCCAACTATCAAATACATCATTGAAAATAATGGAAAGGCAATCTTGTTCTCTCATCTTGGTCGTATCAAGACTGAAGAAGACAAAAAAGCTTTGACACTTCGTCCTGTTGCACAACGTCTTTCTGACTTACTTGACAAGCCAGTTACGTTTGTACCAGTAACTCGTGGACAACAACTTGAAGATGCAGTTTCAAAAATGAAAGACGGCGACGTACTTTTATTTGAAAACACTCGTTTTGAAGATCTTGATGGTAAGAAGGAAAGTGGAAACGATCCTGAATTAGGTCAATATTGGGCATCTCTTGGCGATATGTTCGTTAATGATGCATTTGGTACTGCTCACCGTGCTCATGCTTCAAATGTCGGCGTTGCTGAAGCAATGAAGGCTGCTGGCAAACCAGTTGCTGCTGGTTACTTGATGGAAAAAGAAATCAAGTTTTTGGGTGAAGCTGTTGATGATCCAAAGCATCCATTTGTTGCAATTCTTGGTGGAGCAAAAGTTTCTGACAAGATTGGTGTAATCGATCACTTACTTGATAAAGCTGATAAAGTTATTATTGGTGGTGGTATGACATATACTTTCTACGCTGCTAAGGGAATGACAATCGGTAACTCACTTGTTGAAAAAGATAAGATCGACGTTGCTAAAGAAATCCTTGCAAAGGGTGGCGATAAAATCGTTCTCCCTGTTGACAGTGTAATTGCTGAAAAATTTGATAACGATGTTCCTAACAAAGTTGTTGAAGGCGATATTCCTGATGGTTACATGGCTCTTGACATTGGACCTAAATCAATTGCTGAATTCGAAGATGTTTTGAAGGATGCTAAGACTGTTGTATGGAATGGACCAATGGGTGTATTTGAAATGAGTAACTATGCTAAGGGAACTCTTGAAATTGGTAAGTTCCTTGGTACATTATCAGATGCTACAACAATTGTTGGTGGTGGTGATTCAACTGCTGCTGTTAAGCAATTGGGCGTTGGCGATCAGTTGACACATATTTCAACTGGTGGTGGTGCATCACTTGAATACCTTGAAGGTAAAGAATTACCTGGTATTGCTGCTATTTCAAACAAATAATTAAACCAATACCCAAGGCTGGCTTTTAGTCAGCCTTGTCGTATTACATAAGCATTTTATTAAGGAAAGGATGTTATTATTTTGCGTACTCCAATTATTGCTGGAAACTGGAAAATGAACAAAAACCCTGAAGAAACACAGGCTTTCTTAGAAGCTATCAAGGGTAAGTTACCGGATGCTAACGTCGTTGAATCTGTAATTGCAGCCCCTGCAATTGATTTAAACGCTTTGGTTTGGTTCTCTAAAGACGAAAACTTAAAGACTGCTGCTGAAAACAGTTACTTTGAAGATGAAGGTGCTTTTACTGGTGAAACTAGTCCTAAAGCTCTTTCAGAAATGGGTGTTGATTACGTTGTGATTGGACATTCAGAACGTCGTCAATATTTCCATGAAACTGACGAAGATATTAACAAGAAGGCTAAGGCTATTTTTCGTAACAACATGACTCCAATCGTGTGCTGTGGCGAAACTTTGGAACAACGTGAAGCTGGCGAAACAAATGATTTTGTCGCTGGTCAAATCACGAATGCTTTAAAGGATCTTTCTGCAGACCAAGTTGCTTCACTTGTAATTGCCTACGAACCAATTTGGGCAATCGGTACTGGTAAAACAGCTACAAGTGACCAAGCACAAGAAGTATGTCACGTAGTTCGTGAAACAGTTGCAAAACTTTACAACGACGAAGTTGCTGGTAAGGTTCGTATTCAATATGGTGGTAGTGTTAAGCCTGCTAACATTGTTGAATTAATGGGCAAGGAAGACATTGATGGTGGACTTGTTGGTGGTGCATCACTTGATCCAGAATCATTCCTTCAATTAGTTAACTATAAGGGTTAATTTAATAGCTCGTTTGTAATATAATATAACTGCGTAAGCAGATTAATAGTTAAGGAGAATTTAAAATGTCACTTATTACAGATATTTATGGACGTCAAGTCCTTGATTCACGTGGTAACCCAACTGTTGAAGTTGAAGTATATACTGAAGACGGTGGTTTTGGTCGTGGAATTGTTCCTTCAGGTGCTTCAACAGGTGAACATGAAGCTGTTGAACTTCGTGATGGCGACAAATCAAAATTCGGTGGAAAAGGTGTAGAAAAGGCTGTTGCTAATGTTAATGGCCCTATTGCTAAAGAAATCGTTGGTTTTGAAGTAACTGACCAAGTTGCTATTGATAAAGCTATGATTAAGTTAGATGGTACAGAAAACAAAGGTAAATTGGGTGCAAACGCAATCCTTGGTGTTTCACTTGCTGTTGCACGTGCTGCTGCTGATGAGTTACAAGTACCTCTTTACAACTACCTTGGTGGTTTTAACGCTCATGTTCTTCCAACACCAATGATGAATGTTATCAATGGTGGAGCACATTCAACTAACAAAGTTGATTTCCAAGAATTCATGATCATGCCTGTAGGTGCTGATTCTGTTACTGAAGCTATCCGTATGGGTTCAGAAACTTTCCATGCGCTTCAAGCATTGCTTTCAGCTGATGGTAAGGCAACTTCTGTTGGTGATGAAGGTGGATTTGCTCCTGACTTCGCTAACAATGAGGAACCTCTTCAATATCTTATCAAAGCTATTGAAAAAGCAGGTTACAAACCAGGTAAAGACGTTGCTATTGCAGTTGACGTTGCTGCTTCAGAACTTTGGGATGATGAAAACAAGAAGTACAAGTTGCGTTGGTCAACTGGTGAAGAGTTTGATACTCCTAGCTTCGTTAAATACCTTGAAGGTTTAGCTGACAAGTACCCAATCATTTCTATCGAAGATCCAATTGATGAAAATAATTGGGACGACTGGGTATCAATCACAAATGAACTTGGTAAGAAAGTTCAACTTGTTGGTGACGATTTCTTCGTTACAAACACGGACTACCTTGCTAAGGGAATTAAGATGGGTGCTGCTAACTCA is a window of Pediococcus claussenii ATCC BAA-344 DNA encoding:
- a CDS encoding phosphoglycerate kinase — protein: MAKLTVSDLDVNDKKVLMRVDFNVPVKDGVIGDDNRIVAALPTIKYIIENNGKAILFSHLGRIKTEEDKKALTLRPVAQRLSDLLDKPVTFVPVTRGQQLEDAVSKMKDGDVLLFENTRFEDLDGKKESGNDPELGQYWASLGDMFVNDAFGTAHRAHASNVGVAEAMKAAGKPVAAGYLMEKEIKFLGEAVDDPKHPFVAILGGAKVSDKIGVIDHLLDKADKVIIGGGMTYTFYAAKGMTIGNSLVEKDKIDVAKEILAKGGDKIVLPVDSVIAEKFDNDVPNKVVEGDIPDGYMALDIGPKSIAEFEDVLKDAKTVVWNGPMGVFEMSNYAKGTLEIGKFLGTLSDATTIVGGGDSTAAVKQLGVGDQLTHISTGGGASLEYLEGKELPGIAAISNK
- the tpiA gene encoding triose-phosphate isomerase, with amino-acid sequence MRTPIIAGNWKMNKNPEETQAFLEAIKGKLPDANVVESVIAAPAIDLNALVWFSKDENLKTAAENSYFEDEGAFTGETSPKALSEMGVDYVVIGHSERRQYFHETDEDINKKAKAIFRNNMTPIVCCGETLEQREAGETNDFVAGQITNALKDLSADQVASLVIAYEPIWAIGTGKTATSDQAQEVCHVVRETVAKLYNDEVAGKVRIQYGGSVKPANIVELMGKEDIDGGLVGGASLDPESFLQLVNYKG
- the eno gene encoding phosphopyruvate hydratase; its protein translation is MSLITDIYGRQVLDSRGNPTVEVEVYTEDGGFGRGIVPSGASTGEHEAVELRDGDKSKFGGKGVEKAVANVNGPIAKEIVGFEVTDQVAIDKAMIKLDGTENKGKLGANAILGVSLAVARAAADELQVPLYNYLGGFNAHVLPTPMMNVINGGAHSTNKVDFQEFMIMPVGADSVTEAIRMGSETFHALQALLSADGKATSVGDEGGFAPDFANNEEPLQYLIKAIEKAGYKPGKDVAIAVDVAASELWDDENKKYKLRWSTGEEFDTPSFVKYLEGLADKYPIISIEDPIDENNWDDWVSITNELGKKVQLVGDDFFVTNTDYLAKGIKMGAANSILIKVNQIGTLTETVEAIEMAKEAGYTAIVSHRSGETEDTTIADLVVATNAGQIKTGSMSRTDRIAKYNQLMRIEDQLGEVAEYKGIHSFYNLSEDARNSVINK